A genomic stretch from Haemophilus parainfluenzae ATCC 33392 includes:
- a CDS encoding glycerate kinase yields the protein MKIVIAPDSFKESLTALEVANAIETGFKRIFPNAEYVKLPMADGGEGTVQSLVDATQGRLIEAEVTAPLGNQVKSFFGLSGDGKTAIIEMAAASGLHLVPMDKRNPCQTTSFGTGELIKQALDLGVQHIILGIGGSATNDGGAGMLQALGLRLLDKNGQSIGFGGAALSNLAEIQLVDLDPRLQHVQIEVACDVNNPLCGERGASAIFGPQKGATPEMVKELDAALAHFAEIAKRDCGKKIQDQPGAGAAGGMGGGLLLLPNVQLKAGVQIVLDNLKLADQVKEADLVITGEGRMDAQSILGKTPIGVARTAKQFNKPVIAIVGCLREDYEVVYEHGIDAVFPIIRKLGNLPTILNQGEQNLVSTAQNVARLLSLK from the coding sequence ATGAAAATTGTCATTGCGCCTGATTCATTTAAAGAAAGTTTAACCGCACTTGAAGTGGCTAATGCGATTGAAACGGGTTTTAAACGTATTTTCCCAAACGCTGAATATGTGAAACTACCAATGGCAGATGGGGGAGAGGGAACCGTACAATCTTTGGTTGATGCCACTCAGGGGCGCTTAATTGAGGCAGAAGTCACTGCACCGTTAGGCAACCAAGTAAAAAGCTTTTTCGGTTTATCGGGTGATGGTAAAACGGCAATAATCGAAATGGCGGCCGCGTCGGGATTGCATCTTGTCCCGATGGATAAACGTAATCCTTGCCAAACCACCAGTTTTGGCACGGGTGAGCTGATTAAGCAAGCCCTAGATCTTGGCGTACAACATATCATTTTAGGAATTGGTGGGAGTGCCACAAATGACGGTGGTGCGGGTATGCTGCAAGCATTAGGCTTACGTTTATTGGATAAAAATGGGCAATCCATTGGCTTTGGTGGTGCAGCATTATCTAATCTTGCTGAAATTCAACTGGTTGATTTAGATCCTCGATTGCAACACGTACAAATCGAAGTGGCTTGTGATGTGAATAATCCACTTTGTGGTGAACGAGGTGCCTCTGCGATTTTTGGTCCACAAAAAGGTGCGACGCCTGAGATGGTAAAAGAACTCGATGCTGCGTTAGCCCACTTCGCCGAAATTGCCAAGCGGGATTGTGGTAAAAAGATTCAAGATCAACCAGGTGCGGGTGCGGCAGGTGGTATGGGCGGTGGTTTATTACTTTTACCCAATGTACAACTCAAAGCAGGCGTGCAGATTGTTTTGGATAATTTGAAACTCGCTGATCAAGTTAAAGAGGCTGATTTAGTGATTACTGGTGAAGGCCGTATGGATGCACAAAGTATCTTAGGTAAGACTCCAATCGGTGTGGCGCGCACGGCGAAACAATTTAATAAGCCAGTCATCGCGATTGTGGGTTGTTTGCGTGAGGATTATGAAGTGGTGTATGAACATGGCATTGACGCGGTGTTCCCAATTATCCGTAAGCTGGGGAATTTACCGACAATTCTCAACCAAGGAGAGCAGAATTTAGTTTCAACAGCTCAAAATGTGGCGAGATTGTTGTCATTAAAATAA
- the xerD gene encoding site-specific tyrosine recombinase XerD gives MNNLTLVDLFLNEYWIEKGLSENTVQSYRLDLTALCDWLDKQNLSLETLDPLDLQQFLGSRLEQGYKATSTARMLSAMRKLFQYLYREKYRTDDPSAVLNSPKLPSRLPKYLTEQQVTDLLNTPDVEIPLELRDKAMLELLYATGLRVTELVTLTIENMNLQQGVVRVIGKGNKERIVPMGEEAAFWVRQFVLYGRPILLNGQSSDVVFPSQRAQQMTRQTFWHRIKHYAVLAEIDTDALSPHVLRHAFATHLVNHGADLRVVQMLLGHSDLSTTQIYTHVAKERLKHLHERFHPRG, from the coding sequence ATGAATAATCTCACGCTAGTTGATTTGTTCTTGAATGAATATTGGATCGAAAAAGGATTGTCTGAAAACACCGTGCAGTCTTATCGTCTCGATTTGACCGCACTTTGTGATTGGTTGGATAAACAAAATTTATCTCTCGAAACCCTCGACCCCTTAGATCTACAACAATTTTTAGGCAGTCGTTTAGAGCAAGGTTACAAAGCCACGAGCACTGCAAGAATGTTAAGTGCGATGCGGAAATTATTCCAATATTTATACCGTGAAAAGTATCGTACGGATGACCCGAGTGCTGTACTGAATTCACCTAAATTACCAAGCCGTTTGCCTAAGTATTTAACAGAGCAACAAGTTACAGATTTATTAAATACGCCAGATGTCGAAATTCCGCTCGAGTTACGCGATAAAGCCATGTTGGAATTACTTTACGCCACTGGATTGCGTGTAACAGAATTGGTCACACTCACCATTGAGAATATGAATTTACAACAAGGTGTCGTGCGTGTAATTGGTAAAGGTAACAAAGAACGCATCGTGCCAATGGGAGAAGAAGCCGCGTTTTGGGTGCGACAATTCGTGCTTTACGGTCGTCCTATTTTGCTTAACGGGCAAAGTTCCGATGTGGTCTTTCCAAGCCAACGAGCTCAGCAAATGACTCGCCAAACCTTTTGGCATCGCATCAAGCATTATGCTGTGTTAGCGGAAATTGATACGGATGCGCTTTCGCCACACGTTCTTCGTCATGCCTTTGCGACACATTTGGTGAATCATGGTGCGGATCTCCGTGTTGTGCAAATGCTCCTCGGACACAGCGATCTCTCCACCACGCAAATCTACACTCATGTAGCGAAAGAACGCTTGAAACACCTTCACGAAAGATTTCATCCGAGGGGATAA
- a CDS encoding 3-phenylpropionate MFS transporter: MQVRPFTWLALSFFGYYCAYGVFLPLFPAWLKTQSYSEESIGLLLACAYIFRFSGGILFSGLIKRVSLLVNGLRYLGVASAITMALIGLMSHNFWLLFIGLALYSMVNAAGMPIGDSLASTWQQQIHLDYGKARLIGSFAFVVGVMVFGYFVGLVGEQYITWMITGILVFYCIVQLLHPNPMPQDEPQSAVENSVGFLDLLKNKTTLRLFIAISLIQGSHAAYYSYSTIFWTNHGHSVSDAGLFWGISVLAEIVVFFFSTRLFKNWSITALFYLTGIAAIVRWLAFGYADTFVEIILLQCFHSLTYVAGHYATVRYITTQPQTHIAKLQGLYNALAGSAAIAIFTALSGVLYPISPVYAFSLMAAFAFIGLFITPRGVKAFLVHRV, translated from the coding sequence ATGCAAGTTCGTCCTTTTACTTGGCTCGCCTTGAGCTTTTTTGGCTACTATTGTGCCTACGGTGTGTTTCTTCCGCTTTTCCCGGCATGGTTGAAAACGCAATCTTATAGCGAAGAAAGCATCGGCTTATTGCTTGCCTGTGCCTACATTTTCCGTTTCAGCGGCGGTATTTTATTTTCCGGCTTAATAAAACGCGTTTCCCTCTTAGTAAACGGCTTACGTTATTTAGGCGTGGCCAGTGCCATTACAATGGCGTTAATTGGACTGATGTCGCACAATTTCTGGCTTTTGTTTATTGGACTTGCATTGTATTCTATGGTGAATGCGGCCGGTATGCCGATTGGCGATAGCCTCGCCAGTACGTGGCAACAACAAATTCATTTAGATTATGGCAAAGCGCGCTTAATTGGTTCCTTTGCGTTTGTTGTTGGTGTGATGGTATTCGGGTATTTTGTTGGACTCGTGGGTGAGCAATATATTACTTGGATGATCACAGGCATACTCGTTTTTTACTGTATTGTGCAATTACTTCATCCGAACCCAATGCCGCAGGATGAACCTCAAAGTGCGGTCGAAAATTCCGTTGGATTTTTAGACTTACTGAAAAATAAAACGACCCTTCGTTTGTTTATTGCGATTTCACTCATTCAAGGATCGCATGCAGCTTATTACTCATATAGCACTATTTTTTGGACAAATCATGGCCACTCCGTTTCCGATGCAGGTTTATTTTGGGGAATCAGTGTATTAGCTGAAATCGTGGTCTTTTTCTTCTCCACTCGATTATTCAAAAACTGGAGCATTACGGCCCTTTTCTATCTCACAGGTATCGCGGCTATCGTGCGTTGGCTCGCGTTCGGTTATGCCGACACCTTTGTTGAAATCATCCTATTGCAATGTTTTCATAGTCTTACGTATGTTGCGGGGCATTACGCGACCGTGCGTTACATCACGACTCAGCCACAAACCCATATTGCGAAATTACAAGGCTTATACAATGCTTTAGCGGGATCTGCCGCCATTGCGATTTTCACTGCGCTTTCTGGCGTACTTTATCCAATTTCGCCCGTTTATGCCTTTAGCTTAATGGCCGCCTTTGCCTTCATTGGGTTATTTATCACCCCGCGTGGCGTGAAAGCCTTTTTGGTACATAGAGTGTAA
- the proC gene encoding pyrroline-5-carboxylate reductase, with amino-acid sequence MQQKLITFIGGGNMAQAIVLGLLKQGYPADKIIVNDPNEEKRAFFAQYGVAVSTDNEQSITQSQVVLFAVKPQVLADVCNPLNAVDFSDKLIISIAAGISTARLAELLPTAKSIVRVMPNTPALVGEGMAGLFADKNTPEIDRTFAEDLLSAVGKTTWMTNEAQMHAVTAASGSSPAYFFQFLEAMQQGLMEMGLDENQSRELVQQAMLGSAKLVIENPQTALSTLRENVTSKGGTTAAALNVFNQHQFNDIIKQAMQACVARSQEMEKLF; translated from the coding sequence ATGCAACAAAAATTAATTACCTTCATCGGCGGTGGCAATATGGCACAAGCGATTGTGTTAGGCCTATTAAAACAAGGTTATCCTGCCGACAAAATTATCGTTAATGATCCTAATGAAGAAAAACGTGCCTTTTTTGCACAATATGGTGTCGCCGTTTCTACGGATAACGAGCAATCCATCACACAATCTCAAGTTGTGTTATTTGCGGTAAAACCACAAGTGCTAGCCGATGTTTGCAACCCATTAAATGCGGTTGATTTCTCTGATAAATTAATTATTTCTATTGCAGCAGGGATTTCAACTGCCCGATTAGCTGAACTCCTTCCAACAGCAAAATCCATTGTTCGCGTGATGCCAAACACACCTGCATTAGTGGGTGAAGGTATGGCTGGCTTATTTGCTGATAAAAACACACCTGAAATTGACCGCACTTTTGCGGAAGATTTACTGTCAGCTGTAGGGAAAACCACTTGGATGACAAATGAAGCTCAAATGCATGCAGTCACCGCGGCATCTGGCAGTAGCCCTGCCTACTTCTTCCAATTTTTAGAAGCCATGCAACAAGGCTTAATGGAAATGGGCTTAGATGAAAACCAATCTCGTGAGTTGGTACAACAAGCTATGTTAGGCTCAGCGAAGTTGGTGATTGAAAATCCACAGACAGCTCTTTCGACTTTACGAGAAAATGTCACCTCAAAAGGCGGCACCACCGCAGCCGCATTAAATGTGTTCAATCAACACCAATTTAACGACATCATTAAACAAGCGATGCAGGCCTGTGTGGCACGCTCACAAGAAATGGAAAAATTATTCTAA